Genomic DNA from Triplophysa rosa linkage group LG6, Trosa_1v2, whole genome shotgun sequence:
gatagtggccttcagctcttctgcattgttgggtctggcatatcgcatcttcctcttcacaataccccatagattttctatggggttaaggtcaggcgagtttgctggccaattaagaacagggataccatggtccttaaaccaggtactggtagctttggcactgtgtgcaggtgccaagtcctgttggaaaatgaaatctgcatctccataaagttggtcagcagcaggaagcatgaagtgctctaaaacttcctggtatacggctgcgttgaccttggacctcagaaaacacagtggaccaacaccagcagatgacatggcaccccaaaccatcactgactgtggaaactttacactggacctcaagcaacgtggattctgtgcctctcctctcttcctccagactctgggaccctgatttccaaaggaaatgcaaaatttactttcatcagagaacataactttggaccactcagcagcagtccagtcctttttgtctttagcccaggcgagacgcttctgatgctgtctgttgttcaagagtggcttgacacaaggaatgcgacagctgaaacccatgtcttgcatacgtctgtgcgtagtggttcttgaagcactgactccagctgcagtccactctttgtgaatctcccccacatttttgaatgggttttgtttcacaatcctctccagggtgcggttatccctattgcttgtatacactttttttctaccacatcttttccttcccttctcctctctattaatgtgcttggacacagagctctgtgaacGGCCAGCCTCTTTTGCAATGACCTTTTGTGTCTTGCCCTCCTTGTGCAAGGTGTCAATGGTCGTCTTTTGGACAACAGTCAAGTCAGCAGTCTTCCCCATGATTGTGTAGCCTACAGAACTAGactgagagaccatttaaaggcctttgcaggtgttttgagtttattagctgattagagtgtggcaccaggtgtcttcaatattgaaccttttcacaatattctaattttctgagatactgaatttgtggttttcattagttgtcagttatagtcatcaaaattaaaagaaataaacatttgaaatatatcagtctgtgtgtaatgaatgaatataatatacaagtttcactttttgaatggaattagtgaaataaatcaactttttgatgatattctaattatatgaccagcacctgtatatctatctatatctgTAGATATATCTACTCTCAAATAGACCACAGTATGTGAGGATGCAGGACTGTGTCTCAGGTAGTGAAGTGTAGTACTGTTCCTGAGTTCTTCAAGGAATGGTTTTAGCTCcctttattttcactttttataCATCAGTATAATTCTAAAACATGTCATCTTCAAAAAATTTCAGATGATTCAGCAATTGTTGGCTGTATAAGAGATCATGCTGAGAGTGAGTACAGGGAGCTACTATTGAGATTTGTGGATTGGTGTGAGATAAATTGTCTTAAGTTAAATGCCACTAAGACCAAAGAAATTGTGATTGACTTTAGCAGACATCCTCAGCATGTGCTACCACTTCATTTACAAGGATCTGAAATTGAGATTGTAAAGACATACAAGTACTTAGGAGTATATTTAAATAAGTTGGACTGGTCTGACAACACGATTCAAATCTATAAGTGTCAAAGTCGCAAACATCTGTTAAGACGGTTAAGATCCTTTGGGGTTTGTCAAGAATTACTTAAAACCTTTTATGGTTCTGATATCATCTGTGTTATTGTATGCTGTTACCTTTTGGGGAGGAGGGTTGATGGAGAGAGATAAGAACAAATAGAataagcttataaaaaaggcagGTTCTGTTGTTGGGAGTGTGTTACCCAGCATTGAGGAGAATGACAAGGAAATGTGTTTCTATGATAAACCCCCTTCATGAAGTTGTTCAAGTCCTTACGAGCTCTTTTAGGCAAAGATTAATTCAACCCCGCTGTCATAAGGAGCGTTTCAGGAAGTCTTTTATACCAACTTCTGTTAGATTGTATAACCAGAGCTGTAGAAGACCATAGACTGCTTTACAGCAGAGGTTGTTCGTAATATTTATAATTTGTTGTGGAATTGATACTCAAAACTAACTATTGTGGTTGAATGGTTTTATGagtgttcttttttttatttaatttttttaacttaTAATATATTGTCTGGTATGTGCTGCTGTGACATAAATTTCCTTTGGGGATTAATAAAGTTATCCAATACAATCcaaagtcacttggctgttgtggtgcattacattaaaacatttttttaaagcaggCAATATGAAACACCTGGTTCATCCGCGCTGTGAACGCACCGTTCGCGCATCTATGAAAGCACAATGAATGAACACGTGCTCCAATCGCACTGTAAACTTTACGGTTGCGCATCTGTCGAAGTACAATGAACGTGACCTCCATCCACGCTGTAAACGCACCGGTGTcgcatccgtgaaagcacaattaATGCGTGAACCGAAGTGTCATTGTTActctttaaaggggtgatatgacacagctaaaactaatacatgcatggacaacttataacacaccaaagacacagaaaaacacatattcgtgcCATTTGATCCCTTTAAAAAGGACTCCTGTTTAATGCACCGTAATAGCCAAGTGACTGGTGGGTTGCGACGCTTGAAGCATACAAACAGCATCggttttatttaaaggggtcatatggcatgaacacgtgtttttctgtgtctttggtgtgttataagttgctcatgcatgtattagacacgtaaaattgcagaaatgaaagtgtgggaacaaaagagtcattctatgtaaaagcgaatgctcacccaggcctgcctgaaacgcctcgtgtagccacacccccacaaatctacgttaGATTTGCCTAAAAcagtcagtacaattgaaaaggaacctgatgttccaaatatggtaagaggcgttacatttccctcacacgcttgcagtattccaccaatcactacacactggtgaactggccaatcatagcacacctcgcttttcagagccatgagctttgttaaaaatctgcgcgtttcagagaggcggagcaaagaggagatacaaacatgcacggtatgtggaaaatacagcgttttttaaccttaaaggcggggtaaccgatttccgaattacgctttagacaactgagtcgggccgagtaccaaaacaaccttgtagccaatcagcagtaaggtgcacagtgaacaggacggacattagccgagcgctgacgaaagcgaaagatggggctaggggtgtgtttgttttggtgttttgaacatcaacaacggctaataGAAAagcggacaccccgcctttaaatcgtgtatacactaGGGCTATGCGATGTGACGATGTTATCGTATATCGACGATGTCTTGCAAATACCAGacgataattgataataatggaaaatacgtgttataacattatcatgcgatgtaggctttagcatgaacgttaatgttcatgtgcccaggcagtcagtaacagtgacagaattttggaaacgctATTTTGTTCAGTCAGTCTGCTGTTTTCTGCCAGTCGCTGCACAGACggaccaagagaaagacgagctgcgtcggcaaagcaaaacctcagGCTCGCGGGCCTGTACCGGTGTTCGcattgtcctaccctgtcagatattcctaccgcagggcaaaacttaatataatctaaaccacatcaacaaaataaacaggtaggatgatttaacaatgcaaaataccctgtcagatagacctaccatcttaaaataaacacataaaataaatttacagtgtaaataccctgtcagattatcctacaaGCATAAATgaaacatgtaggattaatttacagcgcaacacCCCATCAAATTGTACTAAaggtattaaataatatgtagaaTGGTTTAACAAAGAAAATACACCATCATACTGTATTCCCGTagtagtataaaataaacaggtaggatgattttatagcgcaaaaaaatgacgtaacattgatgttcgcgtgcctggtaggataatctgatgggtaggatgaaatttcaggaaacctgcaacatttttctactgcataaaagcttTATGGTTTATCCACGCGCTTTACGGTTTATCTACgcgctttacctgatgaaagaagtctgcaacactggtttgtgcaCATGGcgcgcttgtgtgtgtgtgtgtgtgtgtacgcgtgCATGTTTGTTTGGTACTTGGCGGGTCCGGAACGAATTCCCTCCTGGTCCGTATCCGCAGATTGAACATCTGCGCAAtgttgcatgaagtcaaacacacccgatattatcggatatcgcgatgattttaaagtcgattatcgataaaaaaaattaagcacatcgcccagccctagtatacacattgcattacatctaaaacaaacgataataccCCTTAATTCATTACTCACTGACAAGTAGCGGTATCACACCATTGATAGACTATCCTGAAAAAAAGTATTGCTATAGTTACATGCACCTATATTTCTGCACAGCCCTACTATTTGCCAGACAAAACACCCCAGTAACAAACTATAGCATACCTTAGCAACACACAGTTAACAACTTAAAAACCTGACAACATATGGCAACCAGAAtaaatgccctagcaaccagaTGCATACCTTAGCAACACACAGTAAACAACTGAAAAACCTAACATACAGCAACCAGAttaaacaccctagcaacacctAATTACAAGACAAAAAACCCTAGTTACAAGCTAGCATACTGTAGCCACACACAGTTAACAGCTAAAGAAAATTAACAACACATTGCAACCAGATTAAACACTCTAGTAACCAACTAGagaaaaacactaaccctctctctttccctcaacaggtattgttctagcttttgttgaaactagcaactttgtattagcacctattgtactATTGCTCCTTTATGACATATTGATTATTGCtacctgaactctctgtaagtctctttggataaaagcatctgctaaatgactaaatgtaaatgtaactacaAAACTCTAGTAACACCTACCTAAATACCAGCTAGCAACGCATACCTTAGCGACATGGTTAACAACTTAAAAACCTTATCACACAGCAACCAGATGAAACGCTATATTTACCAGCTACAACACCCTAGTAACACATACTTACCAGCTGCAATACCCTAGTAACAAGCTAGCATACCTTAGCAACACAGTATGCTAGCATTTTAGTAGGGTATTGGTCTTGTTACTTCCCTGATCTCAAGAAGTTTTCTGCTGTGTCCAGGTTTGCAGTTCTTGCGTGTCTGTTCACTTCActgtgaaagagagagcgagtgagcTTTCATGATGTGTCTTAATctgcaggtttaaatgcattaCTAGCGATGATATTCCGTTGATCTTACCTGACTTTCTGACGGTTCTCATGAGCTCCATGCGACTCATTCTGAGGGCCTCGAGAGAATCTCTTAGCTTCCTTATTTTAAAATTGATGTTCTACAGCAATTTCTATAAGACAAGAGCAAAACATCATGATGTAAAAACACAGAGATTTAACGTGTTCAGCATTTAGATGTGTTCGAGGATATGTGCACTATAGTTTGAGCTCTTACGAAGTTCTCGTCCCTCTTCCGGTAGGTTATCTTCCATTCCATCCTCAGTCTTTCCAGTTTCTCTTTCTTGCTCATCATCTCACCAGCGATGGCCTTCTGGTGCACAGCTATTGCGTCCAACTCTTCTTTTCtagacaaaaaacacaaaacacaagtcAGAGGCTAAAGAGAAACACATTCTAGCACTGTTGCTGATGTGAAATCAATGAGAGAGTTTCCGTCGTTACAACTCACATCGTTTTCAGCAGCATCATGTGCTCCGGGTGTCCAGTCTGCTCGTCCtgttttacacaaacacacatttagaaAAACATTCCCTCAAAACAAAATCACATGAAAGCACAGCGTTCCATCCCACTTGAAGAAGAAAAGAGCAAACACACCTCTGGGTTGGTTTCGTCTGGGTCCCAGACGAAACTTTCCCGCAGCTCAGGTGGGAGGCTTTGAAAAACTTGACATTGCAACTCGTCGAATGTCTCGGATTCTTTCTCGAGACTCTGGAGTTCACTGCAATCGGATCACATAACAGTGATGGCATTAACAAATGGTAAAACAAGTTTTAGCAGCACTGTCTGTGTACAACTGAAACGTaaggaaacagaagaagaatacTTGTGTATATTTAGATGTGTGATGCGTCTACTTgcatttcttgtttatttatccTCTCATTCCATCCACTGAGGACTATGAAATTATCTCCAAGGGCGATCTTGACACTCCGAGCCCTGTGAAATAAATCGTTACGATCAGAATCACGATACATTTCTCAATAAGTTCAGGCAAGTTTGATTCAGGAGTATGAAGTGAGGCGTACAGGACGTCACTCCGCTCATCTTCATTTTCATGTCCTGTAGTCTTAGACACAATTCACGTTTTCTCTTTGACAGTAAAAATTATGTGAAGTTTTTTTCCTAAAGCAGAACGTGAGGCCCACACAGAGATGTGAGATCACATGAAGAGACCAAAAGCTGAGACAGCATGAATCCATATGAACAAGATGCTTGAAGCAAACGACTCAATGATGGACACATCAGATCTGTGTGCGCGCACCTTTCTATCATATTAAAACCTCTCTTGATTATTAGGGTTAATGGCAACATGTGTTTGGAAATCTGTTTTGACACAAAAACCACCAATATCAACAAATGCAATTCATAAAATCATACGAATGAGAAGGGTCTTACTCCGCTTCAGCTTTCCGAATAGAAGTCCTCACATCATCTTCGTTTTCATGTCTTTCCTCCTCCAGGACGCGCCGACGGACATGAGGACACTGTTCAAACAAAGCAGGAACAAGAGATATTTAATATGTTTTGTAAGAAGATGATTTGTTggatacaaatgtatttttaagaaaaaaacaataacgaATGACATGCATGATATGTTGGGGGCTTTTCCTGTGGGTTCAGCGGAGGCAGCACGCCACCTGCAAAGCAACATTAATATTTCATGTTAATAGTCATGATTTACTTCACACTCGATCAAGGATTGTTTCATTCGAACGATTGGGAATGTAGCACAGAGGTTCAAGGTTTTATGAGCTCACCCATGTGCCGTGCGACGGACTGATTCCACGCACGGTTCCATCTGTTATCCGTGACCTTTAGGAACGGGATTTTCTTTGGCGGCGGGGTGACTAACGGCGACAAAACATCAGATTGAAACACTTAGTATGCATCTTGTGCTTTTGACTTCACCTTCTAGCCTCttgtaaaatattacattttgtaatatttggtttaatgttgttttagcCAACTCACCAATATTTGGAATGGATCCGCAGACGCTGCAACCGTCTCTTCTTCTTATGATATGGTGTGTGAAACAGCTCTCCTCAGTTAGCGTCCACACACTTTTCGGTTTGTCGTCTGGGATGTTGAGGAACGGGATTCTTTTGGGGGCTGGATTGTCTAACAGCGACATAACATCAGGTTTATTTCATGCTGAAACCATTAACGTGTACATCGTGTATTTTACTTCACCCTCAAGCCTCTCTTATAATATGACACGTTTCAAAGGCAAAGTTGGCACGCTGGTTTAATGTCTAACTCACCGAAAGATGGAATTTTGCCACAGACGCTACACCGAGCTCTACTTTTTGGGAGGACGGGTGGTGGGACAGGTCTTTTCCCAGCAGGTGGGTGTGGCCGTAAAGCATCAACACCtgcaaaatcatatttttatcttaaatatGGCTTTCAAGAAGAAGCTTCATGCACTTTTCctttaaagcaatacatttttctaaacaaaGATGCCAAACTTTACCTGAACAAGTTTGTTGTTCTGTGGTGTTGATGATGGGCCTTAAACGCCTAAACTTGTTCGGAATCATTTTCTctgcaaaaagaaaacacaacagaTTCACATCGACTTCACTTTCACAAGACCAGTTTTCCATCACTGACATCAGGTGtgacacaatatacagtacggTCATGACATCAATAACCATGACATGACTAtagatattgtgttaatactacacatgataatattgtaaataattgtgTCAAGTCAACACAGTAGGTGATGGTTCTACacacgtttaacattttgtcaagagttaaacaacacaacacaacagtaacaaactctctctctctctctctctctcatattcagttttttcacacacatacactaaaCAAACTAAAGTAAAGAGGAATTTGACTGATATAATGGTGTTGTTTACCTCAATAATCAATAGATATGTCAATAACACCACTATTGTAAAAACGGACGCTTCTGATCTACATCCATGATTTAAAAGTGGAGGTTGATCGTGTTTGTGCTTTTGTTGGCAAGTAACGGAAGATCCTTCCATCTTATCAGAAGAACTATAGCAATTTAACCTATAAATCTACactcaaaacatatttattctCATCGGCGTTTAATATTGCTTCATATTTACTCATTTCACTGCCTGGCTGATTATTGGCGGTTGTTTTTCAAACGCGCTAACGTTATACAAACATTGTAGTGAATTGTACTTTTGGCCATGATAATTATTGTGAAAAAACGAACATTTAGTGCAATGAACGCAATTTTCAACACGATTATGCTTGTTTGTGTTAAGTAAGAATGTGTAGAAATGTTTGTCACCCACCACGCGCTGCCGCTTTCTCGTCTGTTGTGCGCGAGCTCTTTTCCAGAACAAATAAGAAATCGCTCGGTGATCTGATCTCTTGTTTAGTTGCTGCACTGAGATCTGACACAAATCCCACAGCAGACACCGATTAAAGCGCCGTAAACTCGTCGAGCGAATCCCGCGACTGACAGCGTTGTTCACTGACTAGATCTGTCCGCACGCGCGCAGCATTTATAGCCTAGGTTGCTCAGAGCTCGATGACGCAACACGGTAGAACGCTAAACAGCCAATCACGAGCGAATACAGCAACGCAGAAGACAAACGCTTTTATTTAATCTTCAGTTTGGGTTTTGCGTTGGGTTCTAGCATaatttgatcatcttcatttcattttaaccTGTCTGCCTTCTTAAAGGATCATAAAATACACTTTGAAACTTAATATACATGTAAATGGTTTCTTAAATCTCTCATATGAAATAGAAACCCTTAAATTCAAGAAGGATAGCAATCCAACTATAAATGACATGCTTGTCATCTACCTGACAGATAAATATTGAAACCTTTGATTTAGGTATGTACCAGTACAACCCAGCAATTCTCCTTCTAAAATAAACAGAAGATAATCGCCGCTGGCCTACCAAGGGTATATTGAGTGTTTGAATacactgtaaatatatatttcttctAGTCTTACCTGTGATGATAATCCGGACCAAAGAGGAAAACCTGTTCAGTCAAATTCTTCAGCACAACTACTGCTGACACTTAGCACTTCTCATGTTATTTTCTTCATAAGACAAATCACTctattgtttttctgtcttttgaaAGTTGTTTCAAGTAAAAACTTCTGCTAAACGTCCAAATGTACATGTACTGTAAGCAGCACCACAGAAGACATGATGTGTAGGTGAAGGAGCagaaacacaaatacatttcatgTTGGTTTGTCATACAGTATGCGTGTTGGATGCACTTTATTTAGGTGCCGAACAAAAGTGTCAACATTCAGTCATTCGCGAGAGTTGAGCACACgtccacataaaaaaatatcaaatgaatACTGACTCAGAGCTCTCTATTGAAACACATACACGCCATCCATCTCCATAACCTCTCTGTTCAGCCTTGAGGAGGAGAGCAAGAAAACCTctttacaaatgtatttacaacATCATCAGCATTAATCAGCCATAAAGCATTGCAGAATATTGAGAAGAAACAGGGCTGAGACTGTAGAAAGAGAGCTGAGATGGTGACGTGTGAGAgagagcaaaagagagagaacCAAATGAGCCCTATAGGACCTGTTCAGATAATGGAAATGAATTTTGATGGAATTCTGTGTTCGCGGGTGAAGAGAGACCCATGACCTATCAATTCAACTCGCAAAGAAATTCCCACTTCCAACTTGGAAAGTTGACAGTCAGACCTCCACTTTTAAACTTGATTGGAAAACCCACAAATTCAAACTTTGCACTGATGGGGGTGTAACACGTGAACAAAGCAGAACCAAACGAGACAGACAGTTCATGAAAAACACTCGAATCAACCCAATTTGCAGATacagataaataaatgatgacaacaacaAAACGGACATTGATAACAGTACACCTGTTGTTTGCAGCATCATTGATCCTCTGCAGTTGGGCTGCACAAGACTCATGTTAG
This window encodes:
- the LOC130555735 gene encoding uncharacterized protein LOC130555735 produces the protein MIPNKFRRLRPIINTTEQQTCSGVDALRPHPPAGKRPVPPPVLPKSRARCSVCGKIPSFDNPAPKRIPFLNIPDDKPKSVWTLTEESCFTHHIIRRRDGCSVCGSIPNIVTPPPKKIPFLKVTDNRWNRAWNQSVARHMGGVLPPLNPQEKPPTYHCPHVRRRVLEEERHENEDDVRTSIRKAEAEARSVKIALGDNFIVLSGWNERINKQEIELQSLEKESETFDELQCQVFQSLPPELRESFVWDPDETNPEDEQTGHPEHMMLLKTIKEELDAIAVHQKAIAGEMMSKKEKLERLRMEWKITYRKRDENFKLL